The uncultured Fibrobacter sp. DNA window CATGTTTCGCAACTTCAATCGGGGCCAGGAATAAATGTTGTTAAATGCTCTACAACAAAAAATCCCGCAAAAACGCGGGATTTCGCTGTTTTAATGAAAAAAAGTTCTTTTTGTTGATTTTTGTTGTCCTTCAGAAGTCGTTTTATAAAAACTTATTTGTAAAATTTTGTCTACAATTCGGCTTTCCATTCGCCGTCTACGCATGTCATGTTCACATCCATTCCCATAAAGGACTGGGTTTTGGTTTCGCCGTTATTGCAAGGGGGCTCCTCCCATTCACCGTCATGGCAGACGAGTTCAACTTCTAGACCAAGGAAGGACTGCTTTGATGTCTTGCCTTCGTTTTCCGCATTGCATTCCTCCATATCTGAAACCCATTGTCCGCCTTCGCATTTCATGCTTATACCCAATAGATTCTGGGTTTCTCCATCTGTGCATTCGTCATCGCCATCGCTTGCAGAATTGTTCGGTTCTGCCGGGTCTTCGGTAGCAGGATCATCTGCTTCAGGATCTTCTGTTGTCGGATTGCTCGGTTTTACGGGATCATCTGATTCAGAATTGTCTTTTGCCGGTGGATTCGTTTCGGGCTCGACATTGTTGTTCTTGGTGTTGCTAGGAGTGTTGTCCTCTTCTTCATCGTCATCGGAATTCGTGACGTTGATGAGCGTTCCGTCCGATTCCTTGCACGATGCTTTCATTACTTTCTTTGAGGTGTTGAACTCGGCTTCGCTTGTCTCCTCTTTATCTCTGGTCACGATGGTCTTGCCGGAGCAGGAAATGAGATCGACGTCGGAATCATCCTCGTAATCTTTGCAACCTCCAGAGGGAATATTGATGTTGAATTGGAGAGTTTGTTCCACTCTGTTGTCCACCAGTTTGAAGGTGGTTGTCGTGGTGACTCCGTTTTCGCTCTGTTCGATAACTAGCGGTTCTTCGGAGATAACTTTACACGATGCCTTGATGGTGCCGTTGTTGCTTGTGCCGTTGCTGCTTGTTCCACTATCGCTGCTACAGGCAATGAGTCCAAAAGCGGCAGAAAGGGTGATAGTCAGACTGAGTTTCCTGAATGACATATGAGGCTCCTTGTGTTGTTGTTAAGGAGAATATATCTAAAAAAGAGGCAGAACGAGATATTCTGTCTCTTTTTTTTTACAAATTGACGCTATTTAAGGAAAAATGCCTGTTTTGGCTTAGATTTCCGGTACGGTTATCACGAACTTGTTCTTGTGCTTGGCTTCGTCCATAATGATTATGGTAATCTCTTCGCCGGCATCGGGAACCTTGGTGCCTTCCAGCACGAGCTCGCGGGGCTCGGAATCGTATTCAACGGCAATCCATTTGTTCTTTGCCTTGGCGGTTATGGCGTTCCCGTTGGCAATGCCGTCGTACTTGTAGACGACCGGAATCTTCAAGACGGGCTGGCTGATACCCTCAATATAGGAGTTGGCCCAGTAGGGGAAGCCCAGCGACATGGGTTCTTCGTTCAAGATGAGCGCCACGTCGCGCAGTTCGTTAGCCGAGGCGCAGCGGTTCTTGCCTTTGGTCTGCTTGTCGAAGATGAACCAGTCGCGGCTGGTTTCGCCGAGCCAGTAGAGCGCAGCCATGTTGTTCTTGTTTTCTACACAGACGTTCCATTTTTTCAACTGGAGGCCCTTGGGGTGGAATTCAAAGAAGTCAAGACTGTCGGTGTGGGTCCGGGTGACAGCCATCGCGATGGGTGTCGAGTCCAGCTTTGCAACCGGAATGCCCGTAATTTTCTGCGTGATTGTGGTCCCGTTGCCGAGGTCCGCCTTCCAGTTGACGTTTGTCTGGTAGGGCGTGCGCCTGAATACGGCAATCTTTTCGTCGACTGCCTTGCCGTCGCCCGTGGAGGAGGCGCTTGCAGTGTATTCGATGTACTTGGCGGTGGGGTAGTCCTGGAGGACTCGGCCGAGAGTCGTGATTTTCTGGGGCATGGCGGAGCACAGGTCGTCGGTGAGGACTTCGTCCTTGTCTCCGGTAACCTTGAAATTGTAGCCGGAACGGCACATGAACAGGTTCAGCATGGTCTTGCCGAGGAACGTGTAGACGGGGGCCGTCTGGTTCTTGACCTGCGTGATGGGCTTGTTGCCGTTGCACTTGGGGTGGAGCGTGAATACGCGCTTCGTGATGTTCCCGGCGAAGTCTTCGACTTCGATGGTGTATTTGGAAAGCGGGGCAATCTTGGCCGGGATGTAGTGCCAGTCGCCAGCCGTGTCGGCTTCTTCGGTCCAAAGGAGTTCGTTGCGGACGTCGGTCATCTTGCTGTAGCGCAGGGTGTCGACGACCTTGCTGTAAATCTTTTCGTCGTAGCGCCAGACTTCCAGGCGGCGGATGGCCATCGGGTTGTCCTTGGGTTCGCGGCTATAGTCGGCGATTTTCAGGGCGAGGTACAGGCCGAATTCGTTCTTGACCGGCGTGACCATGCAGCCCTTTTCGATAGCTTCGGCGCTCGTGACCGCTATGCTGTTGCCTTGCCAGATAGCTCCCGCGAAAATCTGCGGAGCGATGGTGTCGAGGCAGAGGGCACCCAGAACGCAGGGAGAAACCACGCGGTCTTTGTCAAGTCGCACTTCGAGATGCAGATGCGGATTGCCGATACCTGTGCTGCCCGAGAAGGTGAGCGTGTCACCCTTGGCATAAGGTGTATTCGGCGTCAGTTTCACGTCGTTTTTGTGGGTCGCGTACTGTTTTTTGCGGACCTGGATGTCCAGTTTGCCGAAACTGCTCTGGTGCGCGAAAACCCATGTCTTGCCGCTCTTGCCCTGGTAGAGCATGACCTTGCCGTAACCGAACGGGCTTGTGCGGATTTCCTTGACGCGGCCGTCTTCCGGGGCCAGGATGGGCCAGCCCTCTTCCATGTTGGTAGAGTAGTCGATGCCTGCGTGGTAGCGCGTGCCCCTGTTCTCGCCAAAGGAGGATGTCAGGTAAGCGTCCTTTTCAAAGGGGGAGTAGCTTACAGGTGTGTTCCTGGCAATTTCGTTCTTGGGAGCGTTGCTGCCCGTGTCGCCAAAAATCAGGTCTTCTGTGAAGTTGTCTTCCGAAGCGAATACGCCTCCGGCCAAAAGGAGAAGGAATAAGAATTGTCGCATAGTGCGAGAAAAAATATTAAAATCTTACAAGGTTGTCTTGTATAAATTATGGTTTGTACAGAAAGATTTGTATGTATCACACCGAATTGCAATATCGCTGTCAACCGGGGATAAAAAAAGACCCGCTTTTTCAAGCGAGTCTTTTTCAGTGGAGCTAAGGAGAGTCGAACTCCTGACCTCCTGCATGCCATGCAGGCGCTCTACCAACTGAGCTATAACCCCGAAAGGTGAGCCAAATAGAGAAAAATATTTGGCCCTTGTCAAGGGTGAGATTGAAAAATTTGAAAAAATTTTTCAATCTAGGGGTTA harbors:
- a CDS encoding M23 family metallopeptidase, translated to MRQFLFLLLLAGGVFASEDNFTEDLIFGDTGSNAPKNEIARNTPVSYSPFEKDAYLTSSFGENRGTRYHAGIDYSTNMEEGWPILAPEDGRVKEIRTSPFGYGKVMLYQGKSGKTWVFAHQSSFGKLDIQVRKKQYATHKNDVKLTPNTPYAKGDTLTFSGSTGIGNPHLHLEVRLDKDRVVSPCVLGALCLDTIAPQIFAGAIWQGNSIAVTSAEAIEKGCMVTPVKNEFGLYLALKIADYSREPKDNPMAIRRLEVWRYDEKIYSKVVDTLRYSKMTDVRNELLWTEEADTAGDWHYIPAKIAPLSKYTIEVEDFAGNITKRVFTLHPKCNGNKPITQVKNQTAPVYTFLGKTMLNLFMCRSGYNFKVTGDKDEVLTDDLCSAMPQKITTLGRVLQDYPTAKYIEYTASASSTGDGKAVDEKIAVFRRTPYQTNVNWKADLGNGTTITQKITGIPVAKLDSTPIAMAVTRTHTDSLDFFEFHPKGLQLKKWNVCVENKNNMAALYWLGETSRDWFIFDKQTKGKNRCASANELRDVALILNEEPMSLGFPYWANSYIEGISQPVLKIPVVYKYDGIANGNAITAKAKNKWIAVEYDSEPRELVLEGTKVPDAGEEITIIIMDEAKHKNKFVITVPEI